The Acidobacteriota bacterium genome contains a region encoding:
- a CDS encoding TolC family protein: MNQQFRKRLVSALCLLLLMGVLAAQDPQQQQQQEPIPAPADEEIPVYDDGDEFQLVEQSYVERVKEAGDFVELSVRDAISRALANNLEISIENFQEEINRVRLVGTKGFYDPEISFEVGFNSRENPSTSVLDAGQGIPVSTFDGFTWDSTFSQRVPNGGSLTLSLANNRSETNSTFSTLNPSFQSRFQVQFTQPLWRGFINTETKRQLKLQNLDIELSDLQFELKVSDVVRRVMDRYWDLVQAIESNDAERRSMNLAVVRYQDSRKRVEIGIEAPIEITSARSEVAGREQSFIQSEVAIVNADADLKNLLAPDPNDSLWDLRVIPTDRPKVEDLDLELREAIRMALQRRPELKEYEKRLEQVAINRDFYKREGKPRVDLNLSYGSVGQSGEAFARVGVDLDGDGIPDQTQTVPNPNSPFQGNLTDSLSSAFKFDFTNYNVSTTVTIPLRNRANEANLANQRIEERRLLSQRRMTQQQISVEVRKAFRQIEIQSKRLEAARVARELAEEQLDGENKRFEAGLSTNFEVLRIQRDLAEAIQAELVAKIDYVKSIIALRQATYTLVENADIVLARSVEER; this comes from the coding sequence AAACGCCTTGTTTCGGCGCTTTGCCTACTTCTGCTGATGGGAGTCCTGGCGGCTCAGGATCCCCAGCAGCAACAGCAGCAGGAGCCAATTCCCGCACCCGCAGACGAAGAGATCCCTGTCTACGATGACGGCGACGAATTCCAGTTGGTGGAACAGTCCTATGTGGAGCGAGTCAAAGAGGCCGGCGATTTCGTCGAGTTGAGCGTCCGCGATGCCATCAGCAGGGCCTTGGCCAACAACCTCGAAATCAGCATCGAGAACTTCCAGGAAGAAATCAACCGGGTACGGTTGGTCGGGACCAAGGGATTCTACGATCCCGAGATCAGTTTCGAGGTCGGTTTCAATTCCCGCGAAAACCCCTCCACCAGCGTTCTCGACGCCGGGCAGGGAATCCCGGTTTCGACATTCGACGGCTTCACCTGGGACTCCACCTTCAGCCAGCGGGTTCCCAACGGAGGGAGCCTGACCCTGAGCCTGGCCAACAACCGCTCCGAGACCAACAGCACTTTCAGCACCCTCAATCCCAGCTTTCAGAGCCGCTTCCAGGTCCAGTTCACGCAGCCCTTGTGGAGAGGCTTCATCAACACCGAGACCAAGCGGCAGCTCAAGCTTCAGAATCTTGATATCGAACTCAGCGACCTGCAATTCGAGCTCAAGGTTTCGGACGTGGTGCGGCGCGTCATGGACCGCTACTGGGACCTGGTGCAGGCCATCGAGAGCAATGACGCCGAACGGCGCAGCATGAATCTTGCCGTGGTCCGCTATCAGGACAGCCGCAAGCGGGTGGAGATCGGGATCGAAGCTCCCATCGAAATCACCAGCGCGCGCTCGGAAGTGGCGGGCCGGGAACAGAGCTTCATCCAGTCCGAAGTGGCCATCGTCAACGCCGATGCCGACCTCAAGAACCTGCTGGCGCCTGACCCCAACGATTCGCTGTGGGATCTGAGAGTGATCCCTACCGACCGGCCCAAGGTTGAAGACCTGGACCTGGAGTTGCGCGAAGCTATCCGCATGGCCTTGCAACGCCGTCCCGAGTTGAAGGAATACGAAAAGCGCCTGGAGCAGGTCGCCATCAACCGCGACTTTTACAAGCGCGAGGGCAAGCCGCGGGTGGATTTGAACTTGAGCTACGGCTCCGTGGGCCAATCGGGAGAAGCTTTCGCCCGTGTGGGAGTCGACCTGGATGGGGACGGCATTCCCGACCAGACCCAGACCGTACCCAATCCAAACAGCCCCTTTCAGGGCAATCTCACCGATTCGCTCTCTTCCGCATTCAAGTTCGACTTCACCAACTACAACGTCTCGACCACGGTGACCATCCCTCTGCGCAATCGCGCCAACGAGGCTAACCTGGCCAACCAGAGGATCGAGGAAAGGCGGCTGCTCAGCCAGCGGCGCATGACCCAGCAGCAGATCAGCGTCGAAGTTCGCAAAGCCTTCCGCCAGATCGAAATCCAGAGCAAACGTCTGGAGGCGGCCCGGGTGGCCCGCGAGTTGGCCGAAGAGCAACTGGACGGCGAGAACAAGCGTTTCGAGGCCGGCCTCTCGACCAACTTCGAAGTACTGCGCATTCAACGCGACTTGGCCGAAGCCATCCAAGCCGAGTTGGTGGCCAAGATCGACTACGTCAAGTCGATTATCGCGCTGCGCCAGGCCACCTACACACTGGTTGAGAACGCCGACATCGTCCTGGCCCGGTCGGTGGAAGAACGATAG
- a CDS encoding prepilin peptidase has translation MAIIDVLVILFGLLMGSFLNVCIYRVPKGRSVIFPSSACPKCGAGIRPWYNIPVVGYLVLRGRCSRCKEPISVVYPLVEILTAALFYAAYLKFDLDPPFYLALVLFSLLLALTFIDLFDRLLPNIFTLGGALFGFLLAPLQADIYFAGDPFLPPPDSLLTAYLHSAVGVLLGGGVLWLVAGLYQLLRKIEGMGMGDIKMMAMVGAFLGWRYAWMTIFLGSLLGAIIGSLYIYVRGKGQRYELPFGTFLAAGAILAALWGPQLLAWYLRLLSPQQ, from the coding sequence ATGGCGATTATCGATGTTCTGGTCATCCTCTTCGGCCTGCTCATGGGCAGCTTCCTCAATGTCTGCATCTACCGGGTGCCCAAGGGCCGCTCTGTTATCTTCCCGTCTTCCGCCTGTCCCAAGTGCGGGGCCGGCATCCGTCCCTGGTACAACATTCCGGTGGTGGGATATCTGGTCTTGCGGGGACGTTGCTCGCGCTGCAAGGAGCCTATCAGCGTGGTCTATCCGCTGGTCGAAATTCTAACCGCTGCGCTCTTTTATGCGGCCTACCTCAAGTTCGATCTTGATCCGCCTTTCTATCTGGCGCTGGTGCTTTTCTCGCTGCTGCTGGCCCTCACCTTCATCGATCTCTTCGACCGGCTTTTGCCCAACATATTCACCTTGGGAGGGGCGCTCTTCGGCTTCCTGCTGGCTCCCCTTCAAGCTGATATCTACTTCGCCGGCGATCCCTTCCTGCCGCCCCCCGACAGCCTCTTGACCGCCTACCTGCACTCCGCCGTCGGCGTACTTCTGGGCGGCGGCGTCCTGTGGCTGGTGGCCGGGCTTTATCAACTGCTGCGCAAGATCGAAGGCATGGGAATGGGAGACATCAAGATGATGGCCATGGTGGGGGCCTTCCTGGGCTGGCGCTATGCCTGGATGACCATTTTCCTGGGATCGTTGCTGGGGGCCATTATCGGATCGCTCTACATCTACGTCAGGGGCAAGGGCCAGCGCTACGAACTGCCTTTCGGCACCTTCCTGGCGGCGGGCGCCATACTGGCGGCGCTGTGGGGCCCGCAGCTCTTGGCCTGGTACCTGAGATTGCT